A single window of Ancylomarina subtilis DNA harbors:
- a CDS encoding DUF2284 domain-containing protein, translating into MNKTIPNFTLHISENSIEELFQYYFPHEILGYCSKCPNFGAFWSCPPHDFDIVEYLNQYKFVNIIGIKLSLNKNLDSSESIVDYHAQKKCFNQRLLSIEADFPYSEILISGHCWQCRSCARDRGNPCNFPDKKRHSLESLGIKISEIIKDKFNDSLQWKKGEMPEYLYIVQAILSDKRINQVELSRKLIEVFGRIGY; encoded by the coding sequence ATGAATAAGACTATTCCCAATTTCACTTTGCATATTTCGGAAAATTCCATCGAAGAGCTTTTTCAATATTATTTTCCTCACGAAATATTAGGCTATTGTAGTAAGTGTCCAAATTTTGGTGCTTTCTGGTCGTGTCCACCTCACGATTTTGATATAGTTGAATATCTGAATCAGTATAAGTTTGTGAATATTATCGGGATCAAGCTTTCTTTGAATAAGAATTTAGATTCCAGTGAGTCTATCGTGGATTATCATGCTCAAAAGAAATGCTTTAATCAGAGGTTGTTGTCAATTGAAGCTGACTTTCCTTATAGTGAAATCTTAATTTCCGGGCATTGCTGGCAGTGTAGATCATGCGCCAGAGACAGAGGAAACCCGTGTAATTTTCCGGATAAAAAAAGACATTCTTTGGAATCTCTGGGGATAAAAATATCGGAAATTATAAAAGATAAATTCAACGATTCATTACAGTGGAAAAAAGGTGAGATGCCTGAATATTTGTACATTGTTCAGGCTATTTTATCTGATAAGAGAATTAATCAAGTTGAATTGAGTAGAAAACTGATTGAGGTTTTTGGAAGAATAGGTTATTAG
- a CDS encoding DUF2059 domain-containing protein, with protein MKRTLSILAFFILFSFSSFAQNDKAYENTLSEMFQVSGSEETFKVAINQILAAYKGQYPQVSAEIWTEMEAEFQKASMDELVVMLAPAYQKHLTQKDLQELIKFYKTPIGTKFAKKTPLLTREAMQVGQQWGMKIGQDFAAKMKAKGY; from the coding sequence ATGAAAAGAACACTCTCTATTTTAGCATTCTTCATTCTATTCTCTTTTAGCTCATTTGCACAAAATGATAAGGCTTATGAAAACACCCTGTCTGAAATGTTTCAGGTATCGGGCTCAGAAGAAACATTTAAAGTAGCCATCAACCAAATATTGGCGGCCTACAAAGGACAATACCCTCAAGTATCAGCAGAAATTTGGACCGAGATGGAAGCGGAATTTCAAAAAGCATCAATGGATGAGCTTGTGGTGATGCTGGCTCCTGCCTATCAAAAACATCTGACTCAAAAAGATTTGCAAGAACTTATTAAATTTTACAAAACGCCTATCGGGACAAAATTTGCAAAGAAAACACCACTACTCACTCGCGAAGCCATGCAAGTGGGACAGCAATGGGGCATGAAAATCGGTCAGGATTTCGCAGCCAAAATGAAGGCTAAAGGATATTAA
- a CDS encoding DUF2007 domain-containing protein: MSIVRLMTCESAVEANLIKGRLKNEGIEAFITNENFANLMPHYNRILNSGIQIMISDLDYNKASEILELNTKQECICPNCQSRNIKFSLGQNKVKKIFIIFFSLITATPFNNLKSVYKCQDCKTEF; encoded by the coding sequence ATGAGCATCGTTCGATTAATGACATGCGAGTCTGCCGTTGAAGCCAACCTAATTAAAGGTCGGCTTAAAAATGAAGGCATCGAAGCTTTTATTACCAATGAGAATTTTGCGAATTTGATGCCGCATTACAATCGCATCTTGAATTCCGGCATACAAATCATGATTAGTGACTTGGATTATAATAAGGCAAGTGAAATTTTAGAACTAAACACCAAACAAGAATGCATTTGTCCCAATTGCCAATCGAGAAACATCAAATTTAGTTTAGGTCAGAATAAAGTCAAAAAAATCTTTATCATCTTCTTTTCTCTTATCACAGCGACACCATTCAACAACCTAAAAAGTGTGTACAAGTGCCAAGATTGCAAAACTGAATTTTAA